Genomic DNA from Oryza sativa Japonica Group chromosome 5, ASM3414082v1:
GCACCTGTGTGGATCTGCCGTCgtcctatatatagctaggtgAGGTCCAGCCGCCTCTTCTCCTGCTTCCTTCGTTACGCTGCCCTGCCCGGGGATcccactccgcctccgcccttcATTCCAGCCACACGTGATTTCTTCTCCCTCCAACTCTACTCTCCCCTTTTTATTATCTTCTCCTCTCATGGAGTGGATTTTTGCTCATTCAGCTAGTGCTGCCGTTTCTTCATTTCTCCTCAAATAATCGTGCTCCCTCCACTAGTGCATAAGTTTCACTTCACACAATTTGCATCCAAGTTCTAAAGTCATACCCAACACATCCTTAACTTTTATTTTCACTTTCGGTCAACAATATTATAGTTACTACGGAGTACGTGCTACGGTGATCCTGATGTGAGATCAAGCTACTTTTGTTAGGTATGTCATTGATTAATTAAACAACTTAATTTTTCTGAGCTATTTCATTTTTTAGAAACTCACCTCATCTTCAAAAGAGGAAGCAGGCTTGAGTGAAGACTTCCATGCCCTGTTTGGAATTTATACTAGTGCATAATAAATCAACTGTTCTCTATATGTTGTTAGGGTAGAAAGGTGTTGTGCACATTTAGATATTCCTTTGTACATATCATCTAACAATCAAGCTGTCAATGCCTACAAATTGGAGACTCAAAGAAATTTATTGCTGAAACATCATTGCCCTTAAAATCAATAAATGAGCGAGtcttatcatattttttattactatatGTACTATTGTTTTTGTTGTGTATCTGGAAGAATAATCTGGTTTTCTGCTGCAGACTGCTGCATCtgtttttggatctgtggatgTTTGTAATTAGCCATGCGAGGAAAGCCGTGGACAAGACTTGCCCCTTTCATATCCAAGCGTCATATTTCAACCTCTCAgacctcattatcttcatccTGCTCATCATGATCCGCGATACAGCCATGGCTCTTTGTTGGTCTTGGTAACCCTGGTGAGAAGTATCATTGCACCAGACACAATGTAAGCTTTGCATCTCATTCTTGTCTTGGTCATTTAATTGTTTCAATGATTTATTTTCAGATCCTGTGACACCCCATTTCGCTGCAGGCTGGGTTTGATATGATAGACATGTTTGCACAGTCTCAGGGTATATCTCCGACCAGGCATCACTTCAAGGCACTATTTGCGGAAGGTTTGGCTCCATATATGTGATCCCAGAGAGAATGTATTTTGATCTTTTGAGTTATGTAAACTCTGTTTTCCTGGTTCGAAGGGCTGAATTGGAACCGTTGTCTTTCCATTGATGCAGGAATGGTCGAAGGTGTGCCTGTTTTGCTCGCTAAGCCTCAAACGTATATGAATCTCAGTGGTGAATCTGCAAGCATCACTTTTAGAACTCTTTCCATGTTTTAATATCTGATTTCTACTCTGCCCTACTATCTTGGAATAAATCTATTTCGTGTCCCTTAACTCTTGGCATGGTTTAACTTTTGTCCCTGAATTCTAAAACTAAATCACTCTGGCTCGTGGTTTATTGCCACTACTAATCTTCGAACAGTTGCATGCCCCTGTCCTGGTCATTGACCGATGGTTCATGCTTTCCATCATGAGCATATCTTGTCATATTCTgttgtgccttttttttttctgtcagcCTCGGGATTGAGTTTGCCAGTTTCATGAGAAGCTAGTATTGGCACTGAAATATGTTCCATCAAGAGTAAATTGCGCCTACAGTACATAGAACTTATAAATTGCTCGCTCTGATACTACAACTTGCTTAGTCCGTGTGAACTAAGACTAAATGGCCCATACAAGTTATACTAAGGTACTACTAAGCAAGTAGTACCAAACGAGCGATTTGCAAGTTGCTATACTTATTTGCATCCACCACCTAAGTTTGTGTATTGtgagtgtaatttactcttccATCAAACTCAACAAAAGACTAACAAACTCTGCTGCCACCAGTTCACTGGTTCACCTCATTCACGTCCTACATGTATTCGACATTCTTCACCTAAATCCCCTCATTCACTCCGGGGAATGCAGTGGCGGAGCTTAGGCTAAATTCTAGAGGGGAACAACACTTACCAGAGTTACATAAGAAAGAGGGGGGCATTTTGTAATTTAATCACTTGCTATGGGTAAATATGTGCTTCATGCCTACATTTATTTTAAATCTTGCAAAGCTGGGGGAGGCAAAGACCCAGGTTGGTCTCTATGATCCTCTGCAACTGCCAGAATGGTTTGAGGTCAAACTGTGATTGCCTCAGCAGAAACACTGATGTTGTCGTCATTGGTGGTGGGTCTCTTGAGTACCACCAATTTAGGATGATACATTAAACTTTTTGAGGATTAGGCTTATTTACTAGTGGAAGTGGTGCTATTACTCATCAGAGTTTCCTGGCCACAAGCCTGGAGAATGAATATGTGGCTGCAATGGGTAGGTTATGGGTGACCAAAAAGGTTCAGTCCAATTGAGCTAATTTAAGTCGATATAACTGCAGGGCAATCCTGGCACTTCTTATTATCTTGATTTTGAGATAATTTAGAATATATACCATATTTGGATGCTATGGAATGTCAAAGAATGGAGTACATCAATGTTTTTGATGTTACTAACTGAATCAGAACGATTTGCTAAGAGCCATTTCCCCCTAAATTCAATTATGTCCGCAGCTTTACTTTGGTTGGGGCAACCAAAAGCCTATCAACAATCAGAATTTTAGTTGCTATGACTTGAACTTGATATCTCAATATGTCTGTTTTGTTTTGGTTACTTCTATGTCTTATTTCTTTGATAGGTCGTGTGTAATTCAGCTTGTAGAAATTCCTTTAACTGGACATAAAAAAATGGTTATACCATACTGACCCTGATCTGATGACTCTTGGTGATAAGTCTTTTTTGGCCTATTGCAGGTTGGGCCACTTGCTGCCTATTATAAACTACCACTTAATCGTGTCCTTGTGGTAAGTATTGTAATATCTAATCTTTATGAGTGCTAAGTTACATAGCAATCTGACTTTTCTGGTGTGAATTTCAGGCATTTGATGGCACGGACCTGCCCTGTGGAATTCTTCGTTTACAACCTAAAGGAGGATTCGGGCGCCATAATGGGTCTGTTGATTTTGTAACCATGTGTTTTAATGAAGTAATTTGTCATTCAAAAGGTGACCTGATAAGCAAGATGCTGACTTCATTAAGAAGAGACAGCATATTCTTCCTTTCCAATTTGTTTACttaattacatttttttatttgtagtgGTAATTTCTTCATGCACCTTTCCATTTTCCCCACATGTTCTTTTTTGCTCCCTTTAGATAGCCTGAGGCAACGTTCTGTTGAAAAGTTTACCAGACATAAGCACACTCTTATCTGAGTGTGGGGTAGCATGCTCCCTTGTTTTATACATGTTTAGTTTACCATTAGCTATGTGAAACTATTTTACGTCTGCAACTAagtgttttaatttttaaattgacACAAAATATTTACCTTTCTAGCTTATCAGGGCGAAGAGAATGATATACCATTTTCATAAGAACCGAGAATTTAGTCAATATTAAGGATTGGTAGGTTTGACATCTGTGGcattcagttttttttccttaatgtGATATTCATACTTTTATTCAGGAATTGGATGTCCACCTGGCCAAATGGACCCCAAAGCTTTTGTGCTCCAGAAGTTTAATAAGACCAGTCTAGAACGGGTAAAtatctactccctctattccaaaaaaaactcaacctcgtACTACgacgtgacacatcctagtacaacgaatctgtaCATActctatgtccagattcgttgtattaggatgtgtcacattctAGTACTAGGTTGCCTTTTTTTCTTGGGGATGGAAGGGAGTAGGCATACTTGTAGTTTCGTgtcattcctttttttttctgagttgAGGTTTTTTGAAGTAATCATTGTATTATTACTTCCATAATTCTCACTCGATGAACATGCTCATTTGCTGGGATAGATTCATATGACCAACAGTCTAAAACcctggttatatcctgcatgtAAGCCGCACCTAGATTTATTCTACTTCATTTAAAATCTTAGTAATTTCTGCGGTGCTATACGCAAATGAGAGATGAGTTATAGGCTTGCAACATGTGTATGATTAGAAGATTGGCTTAACCTTGTGGTCAACTTCCATATGGTGTACTAATCCAATTCCGTGAAGCTCACAGCCGTTGAGATCTCTTTAATCTTAATTGTTTTAGATAAATGCCACGATGCCCTAGAAATCGAACTGCTGGAGTGAAGTTACTTGGAGGACTTATTATGGCATTATCTGTGACACtcttggcgaatttttgtcatTGAATCACTCTAGTGATACCATATTTCCGGAAACACCGTATTTGACTTAATTATTTCAGTGTTACAAATTTCATTATTATTCTAGATGTAAAGACCCTGAAGGTGTGTTGTGACGGGCAGAGTCTAATGCTTGCATGTTTTGTTTTAACCTAGATTGATTCAGCCATAGAAGAGGGTGTTGAGATTCTAAAGTTGGTTGTTACCAAGGGTTTATGAGTCTGCAAGATCATCAAATTGGATCAGAAGGATAAGCATCTAGCAACCATCTGACAACACATGACATGCAACTGTAAAGATGACGATAGACGCTGCTTATCTGAGAAAGCGATCTAAGCCTGTTGAATTTCCCTCAAAAATGCCTGATGGGAGAACCTGATAACATCTACACCTCATGATTCATTGATTTGTCACACTTGCTACAATGGCCGTCTCCTTTGCATTGGATTTGTAAGTGTTGATGCTGCCAATGTTTCTTTTTATACTTTTGTACTACTGACTTAATAAAAACTTGAAGGTTCTATCTACCATGCGCTTTAAAGATAGAGCTGAtcatttttctttaaaagaagATGGATATCTATTTTACGCCATATTCAGACCTGTTACCTATACCAGGTGCCAAAAATCTTCAGCTTCTACCCCATGGACTGAATGGACGGAACCTATAGAAACAATCCAAGTACAAAAGAGTAACTAAGTAGTACTTTCCGTATTGCCATACATTCTCTGAATAACTGCGAGCTGGTAATATTAGAAAAACCACATGCATGAGCACATACATTGCAATTTGATAAACAGTGGAGTATTTGACGAAATGACACATACTGTGAAAAACATAGATGAACGCAAAGATTTTTGAGCCGCCTCAGCAAGCGCAGCTTTTCCGATccatttgaagttttgaactgAAATATAGGGTAGATTACACTAGTCATGGCAAACAGTTTGCCACGCACGACAACAAAACAACCAAGCAAACTGATTATATGTATGCAAAACTAGAAGAAGCAAACTGCAAGCACAAACACCTTTTTTTTACGAGGACACAAACACCAATTATCTAATgaggaaaatattttttagcaCCTGATTTTGATCCACCCCTGATTGACCTGTTTGCTGTTAGAGTGATAGAAATGCATCTGAAGGTAATGCATTTTTTTCCCATTCGCATGTAATGAAGTTATTAATTCCCTTGCAGTAAAACATGCTTCTTTTCTCAAACTTATGGAcaaattggattttttttagactCTTAATTTCTTTTTCTAGGATGAactcttagggtgtgtttgaggagaaggggattgaggagattggggagatacgcaaaacgaggtgagtcattagcttatgattaattgagtattaactattttaaattttaaaaatggattaatatgattttttaaagcaactttcctatagaaattttttacaaaaaacgcaccgtttagtagtttgaaaagcatgcgcgcggaaaacgagaatcAATCTCCCATATCTTCCCAGAACGAACAGAGCCTTAATCCGTGATTGTATGCAATGTGACTATTGTTTAATGTAAGTAGCTTCAGATTTATCCTATCTGCTTTTGGAACCAGATCATCCAACGTTAGTGGATTCTACGTTAGAGGGACTGGGACGTAGAAAGCTGGAGGAAAAagtgcaccgaaggtccctcaacttgtcatcgagttacaaaatcatcccccaaccacaaaaccagatatatgacatccctcaagttacaaaatcgttcaatttaggtccttcggtggttttgaccctggtattatccgacgtggcggctgagtcagcgtgggacccgcgtgggacccacatgtcagactGTCCACGTCACCACTTCTTACCCTCCCCATCAACTCacttcctctctccttccctctccatgggcggtggccggcgaagAGCAGCCAAGGAGGCACGGCAGGACGGTGCGGCGGGCGCGGTCGCCGGTGCAGAGGAGCATGCCGCGGTCGGGCGTCGCCATGGCCTCTCTTGTCCCCGTCAAAGTCACCCCGCTCGatgaggtcggcggcggcgagcacggtgTCCCGTCGCGGCGTGCCCCGTTGAAGTCACCCCGGTCGACGAGGTCGGCGCACGCGAGCGGGGAGGGGCGTCGGTGGCGGGACCACAGGGGCAGAGCGAAGGGGGGGCTGGAGGGGAacggcggtggagaggtggaggaggaggacgccgctcCGACGAAACTCCCATCCGGGGCAAGGGAGGAGCGGAAGACGGAGACGGCGACAGCGGGAGGGAAgtggggatggaggcggcgaggagggagttgGCCGGCCGATgcgttgtcgccgccgtcgttgtccTTCCAGCCGTTGCTCTTCCGTGAGGCCGTCCCCAACGAGCCACCGCTCCAGTCGTCCTCCCCcgttccagcgccatggcaagCGACGagaagccggcggcgcggcgcccccACCGCGGACGAGCGACAagaagccggcggcgcggcgcccccACCCAAAGCCGCCGACAACGATGAGGCCGAGCGGCGCGGAGTCGTCGGCGCCACCGCTCCTCATCCGCAGCCGCGCTcgcctgctgctgccgctgcctctgcctctccgccaccgcgctcgcccAACTCccttgccgccgtcggcctgctcccgcccgtcgccgtccacTCCTCAACCGCGTCTCCGCTGCTTCCTTAGCCACCGCCGCTGtgggctcgccttcgccgccctcGCTTGCCCGCCGCCACGTGTCGCTGTACCTCACGCAGCTGTCGCCGTGCTCCGGGAGCCCCGCCATGGCCTCCCGTAGCACCACGctcctcatcttcttcatcgAGCCCTCCTCACCGCGCCGCCCTTtctctgcctcgccgccgtcgtcgggagATGACGGCCTGGCCCTAATCTTCTCTGCTCCTCTAATTGGTCCCAAACCGGCGCCCGCAGCGCGTCgtatgccgccgccgccacccggagTCTCGCGCCTTggcgtcctcgccgccaccgcccgggcCTCTCTGATGGCCCGACCTCGAGGTCGCATGCGCGGTGAGCCTGTGACGCTCTCCCATCTCCCGCAtcgtcgacgacgccgccgccgccgccgcatcgccagCCAGCCGGATGTCCTCTCCCACCTCGCCTCGACGAGCTCCCCACCTGCCGAGCATCCTgcagaggggaaaagagagagagagagaaatagagagagaagaggaagggggagaagggggaagggAGAGGTGCTGACTGTacaccctgacatgtgggacccacgtgggtcccacgctgactcagccgccacatcGGACGaaaccgggatcaaaaccaccgaaggacctaaagtgaacagttttgtaagttgagggatgtcctatatctggttttgcggttggaggatgattttataattcgatgacaagttgagggaccttcggtgtactttttccaaagcTGGAGCGCCGTTTTCCTTGGATCGGCCCGGAAGCTTAGTGGCTCGGCCCAGTTGCGAACAAAACGAAGGGGAGAAACGATGATCGGCCCAGTTGTGGCAGGTGTTCAAGCCGGAGTGGAgcggaagagaagaggagacaATGACATGAGTAAAAAATCAGCAGGGTTGCATTACTCCAATGGATCGAGCTGCTGTTCGTTGCCTCCTCCTTGATTTACCTCTGTCGCAACGAATCAGCTAGCATCTTCttcttcaaaaaataaaaaaataaaaataattaaaaagaaTCAGCTAGCATCTTCttcttcaaaaaaataaaaaaaataaaaaaaaagaatcagctAGCTAGCAGAATTAATGTGGcggaggaaaaaagaaaaggcgaGCATGCGCACGAGTTGAGTAACGTGAGATTACTTGCTGAGGTTCCAAAGAGTTGCCGGTATGGAGGCATTGAGTGTGCATGGGCGCGGGCGCTTGCGCTTGGTCACGGTCACGGGGACATGATGATCGAGCTAGCTGCCGGCCCAGCGCGCTGCCATTAAATCTCGTCACATATATAGTACGTGCATACATGTATGCGACCGTGTACAAGTTTATTTGTGCGTACGTGGGCCCAcacgcacgtacgtacgtacgtgagcTTCTACACTCACACACTCCATACATGCATCCACGCAGATAGACCTGCCGTaacttactactactactactactactactactactactactttgtGTTGTGACAATTAATGCCATATGCATGGCAGAttggcatatatatacatattcgATATGTGCTAACCTAGCCAAGCCAAGACAAGCCAAGCCAAGCAAGCCGTGGTCCGTGGAGCTAGCGCATCGACAAGGTCGTaagtaaattaattaagttatgTCGCACATCGCCGTGGAGcgcaaccggcggcggcagatGAACGACCACCTCAAGGTGCTCCGCTCGCTCACGCCCGCATTCTACATCAAAcgggtacgtacgtacgtactccaCGTTGTTAATATTTCTAATGgaaatggaaatggaaatgataaacaaatatataataatatggtgcatgcatgcagggcGACCAGGCGTCGATCAtcggcggcgccatcgacttcaTCAAGGAGCTACAGACGCTACTGCAATCGCTGGAGGCCCAGAAGAAGCGCAGGCAGCAGCCGCAGGCGCACCTAATCTCGCCGGCATCGATATcggcctccggcggcggcagccccaGCCCCACGCCCAGCCCGCGCTCCCTCATCACCTCCTGCTctcccactgccgccgccggcagcagcgCCGGCAGCTCATCCTCCATCTCCCCCAAGGACGAAAAtaagcagcagctgcagctggtAGCAGAGCTCGCCGCCTGCTGCAACTCCCCCATGGCCGACGTGGAGGCTAGGATCTCCGGCGCCAACGTGCTTCTTCGCACGCTCTCTAGGCGCGCCCCTCCCGTCAGGATCATCGCCCTTCTCGAGAGCCTCCATCTCGAGGTGCTCCATCTCAACATCACCACCATGGACGACACCGTCCTCTACTCCTTCGTCCTCAAGATCGGCCTCGACTGCCACCTCAGCGTCGACGACCTTGCCATGGAGGTCCACCAGTCCTTCATGCCGCCACCTGCAGCCCACCCCGATAATCACCTCCATTCCTAGCTACCTACCTACCTTAATTTgctttttctatatatataatagtatCGTCACCTCGCACGATTCATCATGCATGTTCCattgctttatatatatatatatatatatatatatatatatatatatatatatatatatatatatatatatatatatatatatatatatatatatatatatatatatatatatatatatatatatatatattcctcctaagctagctagctacatcgtatatatatgtatcgatCGATTAGTGCTCCGTCTACTCCATTTTAATTACTAGCAGCCTTTAATATTACTTTCTTATAATTATGTACGACTCTCTTATAGTTACTGGTGTTAAGACAAATAATGTTGTGTGAAAAGTACTTTCAAGTATTAATATGTTGGTGTAATTTTTATTCCctactttttttaagttttactTTCTCAACTGAATAATGACTTATAGGAGTAAGGTGAATGGAGAGTGAGTGCACTACGGAAGTGTTTGGTTTACATcccaatttatttttttgagaattattCGTGCATTTTATTTATAGGTGCGTGTGTACGTTCATAGGAGTGAGTGTGCGCACGTTGTGAGCGcctgcgtttgtactgtgtttcttaaaaaaatatcactcGTGCAATATGTATACAAGAAcaccaaaagaaaacaaaaaagcaATCCAGTCCTTGAGcttgcttcttcttcctccaaacCGAACCGGTGTTCTCCATGCTTCTAGCGATGGGTACAGTGGGTGCTGCAGGATGCCAAGCCACGAACCCGGCCAACAAGCAAGCCAAGCAAAAGAAAGTTCAGCCAAACCTTGGAGCTCTGTCGCCGGAGACATGAAGAAGCACTAGAGGAATAGCAGGAACCTCGCCGGAGAAAATTCGATTGGAGTACGCCTTTCAGCAGCTATAGGCGTCGAAGCTTAACCCTACAACTGTTTGGCAGATAATTCGCGGTTGCCCGGATGAGGAAGACATATTCTTCAATCTATACAAGAAAGGGGGAGGAAACAACAACGGGATGAACCCGACTATGGGATAGACCCTACCACTCTCTGGACCCCCACTCCCGGCCCCTCGTGGACAGCTGTCGGCCACCGACCGAAGACAGAAGGGAAAGGGGTCTCGCGAGAGGAAAAGCCGGTCTCCTTTGGGGTAGCCTCTCAGTCTCTCAGAGCATCATGATGGTTTGAGACAGAGGAGAGCTTACTGAcgtcgtgtttagttccaagctatttctttaaacttccaactttttccatcacatcgaaacttttctacatacaaactttcaacttttccgtcacatcgtttcaatttcaactaaacttctatttttggcgtgaactaaacacacacccTGAGAAAACGGTTCGAGAAGTACTACCACAACCCAAATTAAAACCATGACAAAATAATTAGCTATGCCATGAAAATCTTTCACCTAtttcatttgtaaaaaaattatggaTATATTTAGTAATGCAAATTAAAGCCCACCCATTATTTGCAAAAGTCCAAACAAACGGCCTACAAAATTTAGCCATTGGCATGAAAATTGGTAAGGCTAGTAATCGAGGTTGTACAAATCTCGATTTTGCTATACAATTTTCCGACTTTATgatcctaattaattaaaaattagatgCGTGATTCTACGATTCTTCTCTCCATTCTCTAAAAGACTATGTGTATTTATATTCAATTATTTATGATGTCTCATTTTCCATTTAAAACACTTAAAATTTTTAACATCTAATAACACTATAGACTAAGTTTTCAAGTTTACAATGTAATTTGAATttgttacatatatatatatatatgttacattTGAATTTGCATATACTTAGACTAAGTTTTCAAGTTTACAATGTAATTTCTCTAGTACCTAATCCCACTATCTCAAAATAAGTAATTttcaaaaaacaaatctagacaTAGGCTATATTCAAATCCGTGtataaaaattgatttattttttttacagggTACTATGTTCAAAACTAACACTTTAAAAAGGATGACatagatatataaaagttgatttattttgggtcGGGTGAGTGTAAGTCAAAGAActtgaattttaaaaaaaaactgtgaaTAAAGCATGCGACACAACTCGTTACACAAATGCTGTTGACTAATTATTAAGTAAAACTGCAAATGCTGTTGTTACTCTCGTTGTTGTaacttcaaaattttattacaaCCTGAGTTTTGGTTGAACACGAGTATTAAAAAAGTAGGTAAAATTAGATATgtgatggttgtgattggttaaggaGAAGGCATAGATATTAAGAGGTGgaaagttgtgattggttgtgaaggctaaaagttatatattttagaaaggagaagaaatatTCCATATTCAATGATGATATACTTATGGTTATATTGTAGGCGAAAAATAGAAAAGGATGGGCAGGGACAAATGCGAACAAACTGGAATGACTCTCGTGTCTACTGCCTAGCTGCAGTGCCATCTCGTGTTGGTGAACAAAGAGTTCCAACTAGGAGCCGAATTGTTGGGTAGAGGCTGTTTGTCTGATATTAAGGCTGGTGCATTGTCGCTGCCTTTTGGCGGAGAAAACTTCCTGTAGTTGCGGGCCTTGCGGCTGCAGACAGCAAACGATCAAGCGCTCAGCCGCTACTAAAATGCTCACTAAGGCCTTATTTAGTTCTTActcatataaaaaatttgaacaCATGTAACATGTGCAGagtatagagcattaaatatacattaaaaaactaattgtacagtttaaatgtaaatcacgagacaaatcttttaagtctaattagtccataattaactataagtgctacagtaatctaTAAATGCTAATAACAGTTTAATTAGAcataataaattcgtctcacggtttccaaGCAAGttagaaattaatttttttcattcgtatcaaAAAAATCCTTTCTAAGGTCAACATCCAATGTAACACCCAAAaaacacgaactaaacacaccctaatatTCGGATTTGGCCGAGGGCAAAACCAGATATTACGACTTTGTTCAGCTAGTCAATTCAGTGTGGTGTTATCAATCCTTTCTCGTGGGAATTAACCGAATAACAGGGAAGAACAATAATTCCatccaaaataaaccaatcaCTCCACTGACCTTGACCGAATAAAATTGTAGCTCAGTTCGCaccacagattttttttttctagactaAATAGTTTGCACCACATAAACCGTCACGACACTACTCATAACACCAAATAGTTTGcagcatttcatttcatttcagaTAACCAACTCAAACGACACCAATATTTCTCAGCTCAGCATCCGTTGTCTCATTCTTCACTTGGCGGGGTGCTTGGCCTTCGAGTGAGATTGCAGAGCCATTTCACTGTTGAACGTCCTAAACAATGCATTCATGCAAACTTTGAATCATTTCCTTACGTAATACTCCAAAACAAGAAGACAGCGCATCTAAACTTACTTGCTGCATGACTTGCAAGAAATTGACCCACCACCGGATTTTGGGGACTTCTCCTTTGACTTGTCATTCACGGGGGTCTTGCTAGCCTGCTTTGCCGGATGTGGAGTTGCTACATGGACACCCTTCTTGTCACCTGCTCAGGAGGACCAAATGATACAAATTCATCACTACTTCCAGTGCCAATTTATTCATCGCAGGCGCAGCTTCACAGCTACTAACCTGTCTTCTGGCCTGACGGTGTAGCAATCTTTGCTTTCTTATCAGACGAAGGTGTCTTCAACACAATTTCAGCTACTTTCCTCTTTCCAGTCTCTGGCTGCAAGTCATCACATTGTTTATGGTAAGAGTACAGAACAAACAAACTAACTGTATCCTTCAAACACATATAAGTGCACAGAAACAAGCAGACTATATCCTTCAAACACATACACATACCTTCTTGGGAGTATCTTCCTCGTCACTctcatcctcatcatcttcGCTGGAATCATCCTCAGAAGAATCCTATAACAGGCCATTGCACCACTGTTAGTATGGAACAATCCTCCACAATAATACACAACAGTACCCATAAATTActcacatcatcatcatcctcagGAGAAAGATCTTCGTCCTCAGAATCATCCTCATCactgtcatcatcatcatcatcgtcattcACTGCAGCCTTTGATTTTGAAGCTGAAGAATCTGTCTTGCCTTGTTTTTTCTGCTCATTTTCCTTCCCTTCAACTTTGCCTTAGAAAAGTTTTAGTCATAAGTACTTCCTTATAAAGTTTTAAAGAGAGGTGCAAAAGGATTCTGTGATTCCAATCATAATCAGAAAGGAGAAACTATGGTACCATTTGCCCTGGGAGCTGGAATgatcttttcttcctcctcttcatctGAAATAAATTATAA
This window encodes:
- the LOC9271205 gene encoding peptidyl-tRNA hydrolase, mitochondrial — encoded protein: MIDMFAQSQGISPTRHHFKALFAEGMVEGVPVLLAKPQTLGHLLPIINYHLIVSLWHLMARTCPVEFFVYNLKEDSGAIMGIGCPPGQMDPKAFVLQKFNKTSLERIDSAIEEGVEILKLVVTKGL
- the LOC107275355 gene encoding transcription factor MUTE; this translates as MSHIAVERNRRRQMNDHLKVLRSLTPAFYIKRGDQASIIGGAIDFIKELQTLLQSLEAQKKRRQQPQAHLISPASISASGGGSPSPTPSPRSLITSCSPTAAAGSSAGSSSSISPKDENKQQLQLVAELAACCNSPMADVEARISGANVLLRTLSRRAPPVRIIALLESLHLEVLHLNITTMDDTVLYSFVLKIGLDCHLSVDDLAMEVHQSFMPPPAAHPDNHLHS
- the LOC4339823 gene encoding histone deacetylase HDT2, producing MEFWGLEVKPGQTVKCEPEDERFLHLSQAALGESKKGSDNAVMYVKTDDQKLVIGTLSADKFPQIQFDLVFDKEFELSHTSKTASVFFSGYKVSQPAEEDEMDFDSEEVEDEEEEEKIIPAPRANGKVEGKENEQKKQGKTDSSASKSKAAVNDDDDDDDSDEDDSEDEDLSPEDDDDDSSEDDSSEDDEDESDEEDTPKKPETGKRKVAEIVLKTPSSDKKAKIATPSGQKTGDKKGVHVATPHPAKQASKTPVNDKSKEKSPKSGGGSISCKSCSKTFNSEMALQSHSKAKHPAK